From the genome of Malus domestica chromosome 04, GDT2T_hap1, one region includes:
- the LOC103433540 gene encoding probable GPI-anchored adhesin-like protein PGA55, whose amino-acid sequence MGFSLEQRNSSKEQNRSSIEDNVVQPQTSRRTRHIEKAKVRTGAGLKQNDLHQNARQDAGDGASGQEKFSGNRSRESMKGNNAGKVDELVKHMSNLPGYLQRPERGEKIQEKVLNVGVLDWGRLEKWKHKQKPFPEKGSGSSSSERTTGKSTSSVVVHNGTNAEELSSGCSSLKSSQKDGLSQGVKPSVHKDVRFQDSKTASKNAIYGQKKISIPYRSLGRHHSDMMLDKGKAKDSDQKFTSETGNMAANLKSYGVSLNQKHEMSTRHGRAKKTKDLQESDIKRKDIDQGIITEKGVPSSKLEGFDVSLSSEGKTIACHGKTEKRVEELHKSVTNLAHQHCPSAENPVVVSPPKELPQNDFPEVLQLSKPRASWDECMAEADKISFSGNFSTKEMDFAEFSSEVSHSCPLSSAVETNTASNMLLNSTINGNSVGLSFVPSHMRRCSTQDLLYDDKFVHKKNSEKMLTRSSFDTSSTLDQEDVELATRKGRSPTPIRRFNFSLGRLGRSLSFKEISDIPQLSSTYTTVKSGPVRSGTSDFPDNPNREKASTHNRARSSPLRRLLDPILKHKEANLHHSAEAVRPPKSNFNSLVPKPINISESLENLKAEASWVKAFLQITIKNGLPLFKFWVDNNSNCFAATMKNLSSGKDDFCQYFTFYCINEVKRKSGGWMSQGSKGKSCHYAYNIVAQMKVSSSDLSDVNGQDLSKYMVREAVLLDVDLTQADQESPSVVPHRELAAAVVKLPRKDLSHPEQQSDEEVMEKGCAKGSSEDYSWEDSTIVILPGGVHSSPNTGEPSPLLDRWKSGGLCDCGGWDVGCKLRVLSNQNKCCRIPKTSSACYPFPETFELFAEEGAQQNRPIFSLAPGKDGSYSIEFNTSLSLLQAFFICVVVISSCRPSDLSEVSNVLEAKEFQEPNLNRSNGIQVTGPAKYAPNPPLSPVGRV is encoded by the exons ATGGGATTCAGTTTAGAGCAACGAAATAGTTCAAAAGAGCAGAACAGGTCCAGCATAGAGGACAATGTTGTACAGCCCCAAACAAGTCGTAGAACAAGGCATATAGAGAAGGCGAAAGTGAGAACTGGTGCTGGTTTGAAGCAGAATGATCTGCATCAGAATGCAAGACAAGATGCAGGTGATGGTGCTTCAGGCCAAGAAAAATTTTCGGGAAATCGATCTAGAGAGAGTATGAAGGGGAATAATGCAGGTAAAGTTGATGAGCTTGTCAAGCACATGTCAAACTTGCCTGGTTATCTTCAGCGCCCTGAGAGAGGAGAAAAGATCCAAGAAAAGGTTTTGAATGTTGGAGTTCTGGATTGGGGTCGACTAGAGAAATGGAAGCACAAACAGAAGCCTTTTCCCGAAAAAGGTAGCGGTAGTTCATCCTCAGAAAGGACTACTGGAAAGTCTACATCATCTGTTGTAGTTCACAATGGGACAAATGCTGAAGAACTCTCTTCAGGTTGTTCTAGTCTCAAGTCGTCTCAAAAGGATGGCCTTTCGCAGGGTGTCAAACCATCTGTGCATAAAGATGTGCGCTTCCAAGACTCTAAAACTGCTTCGAAGAATGCCATTTATGGGCAGAAAAAGATATCCATTCCCTATCGGTCCCTTGGAAGACATCACTCAGATATGATGCTCGATAAGGGGAAGGCAAAAGATTCAGATCAGAAGTTCACATCAGAAACGGGCAATATGGCAGCAAACTTGAAAAGCTATGGAGTCTCTCTCAATCAAAAGCACGAGATGAGCACTAGGCATGGTCGAGCTAAAAAAACCAAGGACCTGCAAGAATCGGATATCAAGAGGAAGGATATTGATCAAGGAATCATTACGGAAAAGGGAGTTCCTTCATCTAAGCTCGAAGGTTTTGATGTCTCACTCAGTTCAGAGGGAAAGACAATTGCTTGTCATGGTAAAACTGAGAAAAGGGTGGAGGAGCTGCACAAATCAGTTACCAATCTAGCTCATCAACACTGCCCTTCTGCAGAGAATCCCGTTGTTGTCTCACCACCAAAGGAACTACCCCAAAATGACTTTCCAGAGGTACTCCAGCTTTCAAAACCAAGAGCATCATGGGATGAGTGTATGGCAGAAGCTGATAAAATTAGCTTCTCGGGCAACTTTTCGACCAAAGAGATGGACTTTGCCGAATTCTCTTCTGAAGTTTCACACTCATGCCCACTGTCTTCTGCAGTTGAGACTAATACAGCATCAAACATGTTGCTAAATAGCACAATCAACGGTAACAGTGTGGGGCTTTCCTTTGTTCCATCTCACATGCGTCGATGCTCAACACAAGACCTCCTCTATGATGATAAATTTGTACATAAGAAAAATTCAGAGAAAATGCTTACCCGTTCAAGCTTTGATACTTCGAGTACATTGGATCAAGAAGATGTTGAACTGGCAACTAGAAAAGGCAGAAGCCCAACTCCCATTCGCCGGTTTAACTTCAGCTTAGGCCGGCTTGGTAGAAGTCTCAGTTTTAAGGAAATTTCAGATATTCCACAGTTGAGTTCCACATATACGACGGTCAAATCAGGTCCTGTGAGATCTGGAACTTCTGATTTTCCAGATAATCCAAACAGAGAGAAAGCAAGTACTCATAACCGAGCTAGGTCAAGCCCGTTAAGAAGGCTACTAGACCCAATATTAAAGCACAAGGAGGCAAATCTACACCATTCTGCTGAAGCTGTTAGACCCccgaaatcaaattttaattcctTGGTCCCCAAGCCAATTAATATCAGCGAGTCATTAGAGAATCTGAAGGCTGAGGCATCATGGGTTAAAGCTTTTTTGCAAATAACAATCAAGAATGGACTTCCTTTGTTTAAGTTTTGGGTTGACAACAACAGCAACTGTTTTGCGGCAACCATGAAGAATTTATCATCCGGGAAGGATGATTTCTGCCAGTATTTTACATTTTACTGTATTAATGAAGTTAAGAGAAAAAGTGGTGGCTGGATGAGTCAAGGAAGTAAAGGCAAAAGTTGTCACTATGCTTACAAcattgttgctcaaatgaaaGTTTCTAGCTCTGACTTATCTGATGTTAACGGGCAGGACTTGAGCAAGTATATGGTAAGAGAGGCTGTTTTGTTAGATGTTGATCTAACACAAGCAGATCAAGAATCACCTAGCGTTGTACCACATAGGGAGCTTGCTGCTGCTGTGGTCAAGTTACCTAGGAAAGACTTGAGCCATCCTGAACAACAGAGTGATGAGGAAGTTATGGAGAAGGGCTGCGCGAAAGGTTCATCCGAGGATTACAGCTGGGAAGATAGTACTATAGTCATACTTCCAGGTGGAGTCCATAGCTCACCGAACACAGGAGAACCTTCACCATTACTTGACCGTTGGAAATCTGGTGGGTTATGTGATTGTGGAGGCTGGGATGTTGGTTGTAAGCTGCGTGTTCTCTCCAACCAGAACAAATGCTGTCGGATTCCAAAAACATCCTCCGCATGTTACCCTTTTCCAGAGACTTTTGAACTATTTGCGGag GAGGGAGCTCAGCAGAACAGGCCAATCTTCAGTTTGGCACCAGGGAAGGATGGAAGCTACTCGATTGAATTCAACACGTCACTTTCTTTATTACAAGCGTTCTTCATCTGTGTTGTCGTAATCAGCAGTTGCAGACCATCAGATCTTTCAGAAGTTAGTAACGTGTTGGAGGCGAAAGAATTCCAGGAACCGAATCTGAATCGAAGTAATGGAATCCAGGTGACAGGTCCGGCAAAGTATGCTCCAAATCCACCCCTGTCACCTGTTGGGAGGGTCTAG
- the LOC103433539 gene encoding uncharacterized protein has protein sequence MALHGSGFCLNGNVSRGELNRLPCSCIYTFGMLHPPSSPYSRKNNLVVAKTVERGHKVPFFPGYRQLKLRTEESISSVQASRLRPLRPCNVIGDDSKESSSGGESIVLDAQTLERDLDIAIAEEDYAKAAQIRDSLKLLMQDSLTSVRTANAQFYEAFRIGDLAAMQALWAQRKEVCCVHPGARGIYGYEDVMTSWDYVWANYEFPLEIELKDVNVYVRGDVGYVSCVELVKTKGSSWGGQFATNVFEKIDGKWFICIHHASVLDL, from the exons ATGGCGCTTCATGGATCTGGTTTCTGCCTAAAT GGAAATGTTTCTCGTGGAGAGCTTAATCGCTTGCCGTGTTCCTGTATTTATACTTTTGGGATGCTTCATCCTCCTTCTTCACCCTATTCAAGGAAAAACAACTTAGTTGTAGCAAAGACTGTCGAAAGGGGGCATAAAGTTCCGTTCTTTCCTGGTTATCGTCAGCTCAAATTGCGAACTGAAGAATCCA TATCCTCTGTTCAGGCCTCTCGATTGCGGCCCCTAAGACCATGTAATGTGATAGGCGATGACTCAAAGGAAAGCTCAAGCGGTGGCGAAAGCATCGTATTGGATGCGCAAACCTTGGAGCGTGATCTAGACATTGCCATTGCAGAGGAGGACTATGCCAAAGCAGCACAAATTCGTGATAGCCTCAAACTTCTGATGCAGGACAGTCTAACTTCTGTTAGAACAGCAAACGCACAGTTCTACGAGGCATTCAGGATTGGGGATTTAGCTGCAATGCAAGCCCTTTGGGCCCAAAGGAAAGAAGTCTGCTGCGTGCACCCGGGTGCTCGTGGAATCTATGGTTACGAAGATGTTATGACTAGCTGGGACTACGTGTGGGCAAACTACGAATTTCCACTAGAGATTGAGCTGAAAGATGTTAATGTTTACGTTAGAGGGGATGTCGGGTATGTTTCTTGTGTCGAGTTGGTGAAGACAAAGGGTAGCAGTTGGGGTGGACAGTTTGCAACAAATGTGTTTGAGAAAATTGATGGTAAATGGTTTATCTGTATTCACCATGCTTCAGTTCTTGACTTGTGA